In the genome of Halobacterium noricense, one region contains:
- a CDS encoding DUF7437 domain-containing protein: MSNAPTPVQPPDAGHTAHRFFVIQELLGTSDLARFYTDLLINSPTTVTAARERQGFSKSTAYKYANKLAELGIAEELDEYEAGSALWRADPVSGDWTDEITLELGPAIIAVYGATSVDDDLELFVDRHGKAALAPAVMATLTYLQEETTRRGVADELGVPAVEGIAVTQAIERIIAVVKDYDPTLSDSTFQVDVHDRAIEQGPYQRADE; encoded by the coding sequence ATGTCAAACGCGCCAACCCCAGTTCAGCCACCCGACGCGGGTCACACCGCTCACCGGTTTTTCGTCATTCAGGAATTACTGGGGACGTCTGATCTCGCGCGCTTCTACACCGATCTCTTGATTAACTCTCCAACAACGGTCACGGCAGCGCGTGAACGCCAAGGCTTCTCCAAGAGTACTGCCTACAAATACGCTAATAAACTGGCTGAGTTGGGTATCGCCGAAGAACTTGATGAGTACGAAGCCGGCTCAGCACTCTGGCGTGCCGACCCCGTGAGTGGAGACTGGACGGACGAAATAACTCTCGAACTCGGCCCCGCCATCATCGCCGTCTATGGAGCGACCAGCGTTGACGACGATCTCGAACTGTTCGTTGACCGGCACGGAAAAGCGGCACTCGCACCCGCGGTCATGGCGACGCTCACGTACCTGCAAGAAGAGACAACGCGTCGTGGCGTCGCGGACGAACTCGGAGTGCCTGCTGTGGAAGGTATCGCGGTCACCCAGGCGATAGAGCGGATCATCGCCGTGGTGAAAGACTACGATCCGACGCTCAGCGACAGTACGTTCCAGGTGGACGTTCACGATCGAGCAATCGAACAGGGACCGTACCAGCGCGCCGATGAGTGA
- a CDS encoding IS4 family transposase — protein MRRLTTLFPSEFLEEHAEELGVVEREGKLQIPVLVWALVFGFATGESRTLAGFRRSYNSTADETISPGGFYHRLTPSLAEYLRDLVERGLDEVAVPDAVDADIDRFRDVMIADGTVLRLHEFLSDEFQARHEEQAGAKLHLLHNATDQTIERIDVTDEKAHDSTLFKTGSWLHGRLVLFDLAYFKYRRFALIDENDGYFVSRLKQNANPVITEELREWRGRAIPLEEEKIHDVVGDLSREYIDVEVEAEFKRGQYEGTRSLDTKRFRVVGVRDEDADDYHLYITNLPREEFLPADLGTLYRCRWEVETLFRELKTQYELDEFDTSNPVVVEILLYAALLSLLVSRELLDLVTEQADDEIVFPPERWAATFRSHAQLILHELGEFLGYSPPPLLERLIEDAQKIHQQRPILQETLATATQPRCEA, from the coding sequence ATGCGTCGTCTTACTACACTGTTTCCTTCTGAGTTCCTCGAAGAGCACGCCGAGGAACTCGGCGTGGTCGAACGCGAGGGCAAGCTTCAGATTCCCGTCCTCGTATGGGCGCTCGTGTTCGGCTTCGCCACAGGAGAGAGCCGAACACTCGCTGGGTTCAGACGTAGCTACAACTCCACAGCCGATGAGACGATCTCTCCCGGTGGCTTCTATCACCGGCTGACGCCGTCACTTGCAGAGTATCTCCGCGACCTCGTCGAGCGTGGTCTCGACGAGGTCGCTGTTCCCGACGCTGTTGACGCTGATATCGACCGATTTAGAGACGTGATGATCGCTGATGGAACGGTGCTGCGGTTGCACGAGTTCCTTTCCGACGAGTTCCAAGCTCGCCACGAGGAGCAGGCTGGAGCGAAGCTCCACCTGCTCCACAATGCCACCGACCAGACGATTGAACGGATTGACGTGACCGATGAAAAAGCGCACGACAGCACGTTGTTCAAGACGGGGTCGTGGCTGCATGGACGGCTGGTTTTGTTTGACCTAGCGTACTTCAAGTACCGCCGCTTTGCGCTGATCGACGAGAACGACGGCTACTTTGTGAGCCGGTTGAAGCAGAACGCGAATCCGGTGATAACAGAGGAGTTACGGGAATGGCGCGGGCGCGCCATTCCCTTGGAAGAGGAGAAGATCCACGACGTAGTCGGTGATCTCTCGCGGGAGTACATTGACGTAGAGGTCGAAGCGGAGTTCAAGCGGGGTCAGTACGAGGGAACACGGTCGCTAGACACGAAGCGGTTCCGCGTCGTCGGCGTCCGGGACGAGGACGCCGACGACTACCATCTGTACATCACAAATCTACCGAGAGAAGAGTTTCTCCCGGCAGATCTAGGGACGCTGTATCGGTGTCGATGGGAGGTAGAAACGCTGTTTCGTGAGTTGAAGACGCAATACGAACTAGATGAGTTCGACACGAGCAACCCTGTTGTGGTGGAGATTTTGCTGTATGCGGCGTTGCTGTCGCTGCTAGTGAGCCGTGAGTTGTTGGATCTGGTCACCGAGCAGGCTGACGACGAGATCGTGTTTCCACCGGAACGCTGGGCGGCGACCTTCCGGTCGCACGCCCAGCTCATTCTTCACGAACTCGGTGAGTTCCTCGGCTACTCACCACCGCCGCTGTTGGAGCGGCTGATCGAAGACGCACAGAAGATCCACCAGCAACGACCGATACTGCAAGAGACGCTCGCTACCGCTACGCAACCGAGGTGTGAGGCTTAG
- a CDS encoding DUF3368 domain-containing protein, translating to MEALRELQNDGFLKLVEVERSDLFVEIFHELDSGETAAICHAVEQDADLVLLDEQDGRRVARRHDLNVTGAIGILLRGAKTGAVNLEHELDALREAGFWISDDLYEQILCETNQ from the coding sequence TTGGAAGCGCTCAGGGAGTTGCAGAACGACGGATTTCTGAAGCTCGTCGAGGTGGAGCGCTCTGACCTGTTCGTCGAAATCTTCCACGAGCTCGATTCGGGTGAAACGGCCGCAATCTGCCATGCGGTCGAACAGGACGCCGACCTCGTGCTGCTTGACGAGCAAGACGGCCGGCGCGTCGCCCGCAGACACGACCTGAACGTCACGGGCGCGATCGGCATTCTGCTTCGCGGAGCGAAGACCGGAGCAGTGAATCTGGAACACGAACTGGACGCCCTCCGTGAAGCCGGATTTTGGATTTCCGACGACCTCTACGAACAGATTCTCTGCGAAACCAATCAGTAG
- a CDS encoding UPF0175 family protein, translated as MATIEIDDDVYEALQLPEGERSPAMKRELAVSLYARDVLSFGKARTLAGLSEREFQALLGEREIPRHYGERELAEDLEYAE; from the coding sequence ATGGCGACGATTGAGATCGACGACGATGTCTACGAGGCGTTACAGCTCCCGGAAGGGGAGCGCTCGCCTGCGATGAAGCGAGAGCTGGCGGTCTCGTTGTACGCTCGTGACGTCCTCTCGTTCGGGAAGGCGCGTACACTGGCGGGCCTCTCGGAGCGGGAGTTTCAGGCCCTCCTCGGGGAGCGCGAGATTCCCCGGCACTACGGTGAACGGGAGTTGGCCGAAGACCTCGAGTATGCCGAATAA
- a CDS encoding D-2-hydroxyacid dehydrogenase, translating to MPDITVLRTGAHGTPMSEYAAALRDCLPEQDIALARTPADERELVADARVVTGGDIDEELLARAEKLELFAGAYAGYEHLPLDAFRSRDIAVTNAAGVHAPSAAEQVLGYVLTFARSLHEGWRRQQNREFRHYQAYELKDSTVTVVGLGAIGQGIVQRLQGFDVDTIGVRYTAEKGGPTDEVIGFDDEALHDAFARTDYLVLACPLSDTTRNLVDREALDTLPPESVLVNVARGGVVDTDDLVSALRQEHIRGAALDVTDPEPLPEDHPLWTLENVVVTPHTAGQTPQYWDRLADILATNVPRLDTDEELRNRVA from the coding sequence ATGCCAGACATCACAGTACTGCGGACGGGTGCCCACGGCACCCCGATGTCGGAGTACGCCGCCGCGCTGCGCGACTGCCTCCCCGAGCAGGACATCGCGCTCGCGCGGACGCCGGCCGACGAGCGCGAACTCGTCGCGGACGCTCGCGTGGTGACGGGCGGCGACATCGACGAGGAACTGCTCGCACGAGCCGAGAAACTAGAGCTGTTCGCTGGCGCGTACGCCGGCTACGAGCATCTGCCGTTGGACGCGTTCCGGTCCCGGGACATCGCGGTGACGAACGCCGCGGGCGTGCACGCGCCGAGCGCTGCCGAGCAAGTGCTCGGGTACGTGTTGACGTTCGCGCGCAGTCTCCACGAAGGGTGGCGACGCCAGCAGAACCGCGAATTCCGCCACTATCAGGCGTACGAGCTGAAGGATTCGACGGTCACCGTCGTCGGCCTCGGTGCCATCGGGCAGGGCATCGTCCAGCGCCTCCAGGGGTTCGACGTGGACACCATCGGCGTGCGGTACACGGCCGAGAAGGGCGGCCCGACGGACGAGGTTATCGGGTTCGACGACGAGGCGCTCCACGACGCGTTCGCGCGCACCGACTACCTCGTGCTGGCGTGCCCGCTCTCGGATACCACGCGGAACCTCGTCGACAGGGAAGCACTCGACACGCTGCCGCCGGAGAGCGTGCTCGTGAACGTCGCACGCGGCGGCGTCGTCGACACGGACGACCTCGTCTCCGCGCTGCGCCAGGAGCACATCCGCGGTGCCGCGCTCGACGTCACCGACCCCGAGCCGCTCCCCGAAGACCACCCGCTGTGGACGCTCGAAAACGTCGTCGTGACCCCCCACACGGCCGGACAGACCCCCCAGTACTGGGACCGCCTCGCCGACATCCTCGCGACGAACGTCCCGCGCCTCGATACCGACGAGGAACTGCGCAACCGCGTCGCCTAA
- the asd gene encoding aspartate-semialdehyde dehydrogenase, with amino-acid sequence MTSVGVLGATGAVGQRFIQLLDGHPEFELSVLTASPESAGKRYREAAKWRLDTPIPEDVADVEVHDTDPDEIPDDTDLLFSALPSSVGERVEPALCEAGFVVSSNSSNARAADDVPLVIPEVNADHLDLIDVQRDERGWDGALVKNPNCSTITMVPTLAALRQFGLERVHVSTLQAVSGAGYSGVTSMEIIDNAVPHIGGEEAKMETESRKLLGEFTDTEVSWNDASVSASCNRIPTLDGHLENVFVETRDEPTPAEVAEAFEDAPTLDLPSAPDQLVHVFEEPDRPQPRLDRMLGGGMAVAAGGIQKTDTGIQYNCLAHNTIRGAAGASLLNGELLASEGWV; translated from the coding sequence ATGACATCTGTCGGCGTACTCGGAGCGACTGGCGCGGTCGGCCAGCGATTCATTCAGTTGCTGGACGGCCACCCGGAGTTCGAACTCTCAGTACTCACCGCGAGCCCGGAGAGCGCGGGGAAGCGATACCGCGAAGCGGCGAAGTGGCGTCTCGATACGCCGATTCCCGAGGACGTGGCGGACGTCGAGGTCCACGACACCGACCCGGACGAGATTCCCGACGACACCGACCTCCTGTTCTCCGCGCTGCCCTCCAGCGTCGGCGAGCGCGTCGAACCCGCGCTCTGCGAGGCCGGGTTCGTCGTCTCCTCGAATTCGAGTAACGCGCGGGCGGCCGACGACGTCCCGCTCGTGATTCCCGAAGTGAACGCCGACCACCTCGACCTCATCGACGTCCAGCGCGACGAGCGCGGGTGGGACGGCGCGCTCGTGAAGAACCCGAACTGCTCGACGATTACGATGGTGCCGACGCTCGCTGCGCTGCGCCAGTTCGGCCTCGAACGCGTCCACGTCTCGACGCTGCAGGCCGTCTCGGGCGCGGGCTACTCGGGCGTGACGTCGATGGAAATCATCGACAACGCGGTCCCGCACATCGGCGGCGAGGAAGCGAAGATGGAGACCGAGTCCCGGAAGCTCCTCGGCGAGTTCACGGACACCGAGGTCTCCTGGAATGACGCCAGCGTCTCCGCCTCCTGCAACCGCATCCCGACGCTGGACGGTCACCTGGAGAACGTCTTCGTGGAGACCCGCGACGAGCCGACGCCCGCCGAGGTCGCCGAAGCCTTCGAGGACGCGCCGACGCTGGACCTGCCGAGCGCGCCCGACCAGCTCGTGCACGTCTTCGAGGAGCCCGACCGCCCGCAGCCGCGCCTCGACCGCATGCTCGGCGGCGGGATGGCGGTCGCGGCGGGCGGCATCCAGAAGACTGACACGGGCATCCAGTACAACTGCCTCGCGCACAACACCATCCGCGGCGCCGCCGGCGCGAGCCTCCTCAACGGCGAACTGCTCGCCAGCGAAGGCTGGGTCTGA
- a CDS encoding 30S ribosomal protein S17e gives MAIKPDYVKKTGNILMERYPDAFSREDFEHNKEAVTELTNVESKPVRNRIAGYITHKRE, from the coding sequence ATGGCCATCAAGCCCGACTACGTCAAGAAGACGGGGAACATCCTCATGGAGCGATACCCCGACGCGTTCAGCCGCGAAGACTTCGAGCACAACAAGGAAGCCGTCACCGAGCTCACGAACGTGGAGTCGAAGCCGGTCCGCAACCGCATCGCGGGCTACATCACGCACAAGCGCGAGTAG
- the priS gene encoding DNA primase small subunit PriS yields MEERTRAYLRGRFGDFYRRSEVQLPPRADDREWGYIPWTSGPDTTMVRHKSTLDLGNTSAFLERERPRHVYFSAGFYETPGASTMEQKNWLGSDLVFDLDADHLPSVTLGEDTYAQMLAKCKDALYRLLDFLERDFGFEDLTVTFSGGRGYHVHVRDEGIHDLEREQRREIVDYVRGNELELDSLVREETVEGLGLKNPTNKRVLPADGGWGRRVTERLGEFADDLLERGEDDAVEYLSGMEGIGEKSARAIYNAVANNTEAVRAGNVDVHPAFLKVARKYVAETVEAENAPIDEPVTTDTNRLIRLPGTLHGGSGLQVQRLTREQLDDFDPLVDAVPETFVGHDITVDVQEERTLELLGETLTVRPGVVSVPEYAGVFLMARGTAEKAKQ; encoded by the coding sequence ATGGAGGAACGGACCCGCGCGTATCTCCGGGGGCGTTTCGGCGACTTCTATCGCCGCTCGGAGGTACAGCTCCCGCCGCGCGCCGACGACCGCGAGTGGGGGTACATTCCGTGGACGTCGGGGCCGGACACGACGATGGTCCGGCACAAGTCCACGCTCGATTTGGGGAACACGTCGGCGTTCCTCGAACGGGAGCGACCCCGCCACGTCTACTTCTCGGCGGGGTTCTACGAGACGCCGGGTGCGTCGACGATGGAGCAGAAGAACTGGCTGGGCTCCGATTTGGTCTTCGACCTTGACGCCGACCACTTGCCGAGCGTGACGCTCGGCGAGGACACGTACGCGCAGATGCTCGCGAAGTGCAAGGACGCGCTCTACCGGCTGTTGGACTTCCTCGAACGCGACTTCGGCTTCGAGGACCTGACAGTGACATTCTCCGGCGGCCGCGGCTACCACGTACACGTTCGTGACGAGGGCATCCACGACCTCGAACGCGAGCAGCGCCGGGAAATCGTGGACTACGTCCGCGGGAACGAACTCGAACTCGACTCGCTCGTACGCGAGGAGACCGTCGAGGGACTCGGGCTGAAGAATCCGACGAACAAGCGCGTGCTCCCCGCGGACGGCGGGTGGGGGCGACGCGTCACCGAGCGCCTCGGCGAGTTCGCCGACGACCTGCTCGAACGCGGCGAGGACGACGCCGTCGAGTACCTCTCCGGGATGGAGGGCATCGGCGAGAAGTCCGCGCGCGCCATCTACAACGCCGTCGCGAACAACACCGAGGCGGTGCGCGCGGGCAACGTCGACGTGCATCCGGCGTTCCTGAAGGTCGCGCGGAAGTACGTCGCGGAGACCGTCGAGGCCGAGAACGCGCCCATCGACGAGCCCGTGACGACGGACACGAATCGCCTGATTCGGCTGCCAGGAACGCTGCACGGCGGGAGCGGCCTGCAGGTCCAGCGGCTCACTCGGGAGCAACTGGACGACTTCGACCCGCTGGTGGACGCCGTCCCGGAGACGTTCGTCGGCCACGACATCACCGTCGACGTCCAGGAGGAGCGCACGCTGGAACTGCTCGGGGAAACGCTTACGGTGCGACCGGGCGTCGTCTCGGTCCCAGAGTACGCGGGCGTCTTCCTGATGGCCCGCGGCACCGCGGAGAAAGCCAAGCAATGA
- a CDS encoding DNA replication complex subunit Gins51, with amino-acid sequence MNLEDLRAAQTRERATDGLQELRDSFYADVAAYIAELKDRREAAASAADDPFGDPEVQELTDKVETAEQVAEAIYERRMGKLVKQASLAAAGMPDDAEGLTDEERALYGDLVERIESNKNHVLDVISGDAEPTSAESADSDTGPLGDATGRTPTDPTPESAEDSSAAAAMGGGLDDADAEPAPEPDAGEDLPESDRVPAEPPEAVAEDLERVADDEQPDEDTESDGDVARTKVRVTDDVGEIFGVDERPYTLEAEDIVTLPEENAKPLVEKDAAEKLD; translated from the coding sequence ATGAACCTCGAAGACTTACGGGCGGCCCAGACCCGGGAGCGCGCGACCGACGGCCTCCAGGAGCTTCGGGACTCGTTCTACGCCGACGTCGCGGCGTACATCGCGGAGCTCAAGGACCGCCGGGAGGCCGCCGCGAGCGCGGCCGACGACCCGTTCGGCGACCCCGAGGTCCAGGAGCTCACGGACAAGGTCGAGACTGCCGAGCAGGTCGCGGAAGCCATCTACGAGCGCCGCATGGGCAAGCTCGTCAAGCAGGCGAGCCTCGCGGCTGCGGGGATGCCCGACGACGCCGAAGGGCTCACCGACGAGGAGCGCGCCCTGTACGGCGACCTCGTCGAGCGCATCGAGTCCAACAAGAACCACGTGCTCGACGTCATCTCCGGGGACGCCGAACCGACGAGCGCCGAATCGGCGGATTCCGACACGGGACCGCTCGGCGACGCCACCGGCCGGACGCCGACGGACCCGACGCCCGAATCCGCCGAGGATTCGTCTGCGGCAGCCGCGATGGGTGGCGGACTCGACGACGCGGACGCGGAGCCAGCCCCCGAGCCGGACGCTGGCGAGGACCTCCCCGAATCAGACCGCGTGCCTGCCGAGCCTCCCGAAGCCGTCGCCGAGGATCTCGAACGCGTCGCCGACGACGAGCAGCCGGACGAAGATACGGAATCCGACGGGGACGTGGCCCGGACGAAGGTGCGCGTGACCGACGACGTCGGCGAGATTTTCGGCGTGGACGAACGCCCGTACACGCTCGAAGCCGAGGACATCGTGACGCTCCCGGAGGAGAACGCGAAGCCGCTCGTCGAGAAGGACGCCGCCGAGAAACTGGACTGA
- a CDS encoding CDC48 family AAA ATPase produces the protein MKLTVKPLKQKDAGRGLAAIDRAAMDELDLENGDYVVLSSDQGRAVARVWPGYPEDEGEGIVRIDGRLRQEADVGIDDNVAVEPADIKPATAVTVALPQNLRVRGDITPMVRDRLSGRPVTTGQTIPISFGFGGMSTVSGQQIPVKIADTDPDGTVVVSNDTEIQVSEQPAEEIAAGAPAGEGGDSTPNVAYEDIGGLDRELEQIREMIELPMRHPELFQQLGIEPPKGVLLHGPPGTGKTLIAKAVANEIDAHFQTISGPEIMSKYYGESEEKLREVFDEAEENAPAIVFIDELDSIAPKRSETQGDVERRVVAQLLSLMDGLEERGDVTVIAATNRVDAIDPALRRGGRFDREIEIGVPDKEGRTEILQVHTRGMPLAEEIDIDAFAESTHGFVGADIESLAKEAAMNALRRVRPEIDLEADEIDAELLESIQVTEDDFKAALKGIEPSALREVFVEVPDVTWDQVGGLEDTKERLRETIQWPLDYPEVFESMDLESAKGVLLYGPPGAGKTLLAKAVANEANSNFISVKGPELLNKYVGESEKGVREVFEKARANAPTVVFFDEIDSIAGERGANMGDSGVGERVVSQLLTELDGIEELEDVVVVATTNRPDLIDSALLRPGRLDRHVHVPVPDEDARRAILEVHTRNKPLADDVDLDYLASETGNFVGADVEALVREATMNATREFINSVDPEEAIESVGNVRITAEHFEEALSDITPSVDEDVREQYDELEEKFEKAAAPEDEEPTTPGAFQ, from the coding sequence ATGAAACTCACGGTCAAGCCGCTCAAGCAGAAGGACGCAGGCCGTGGACTGGCCGCCATCGACCGCGCGGCGATGGACGAACTCGACCTCGAGAACGGCGACTACGTCGTCCTCAGCAGCGACCAGGGTCGCGCCGTCGCCCGCGTCTGGCCGGGCTACCCCGAAGACGAGGGCGAGGGCATCGTCCGCATCGACGGCCGCCTCCGACAGGAGGCCGACGTCGGCATCGACGACAACGTCGCCGTCGAACCCGCCGACATCAAGCCCGCGACCGCCGTCACGGTCGCGCTCCCGCAGAACCTCCGCGTTCGCGGCGACATCACGCCGATGGTGCGCGACCGCCTGAGCGGCCGCCCCGTCACCACCGGCCAGACCATCCCCATCTCCTTCGGTTTCGGCGGGATGAGCACGGTCTCCGGCCAGCAGATTCCCGTCAAAATCGCCGACACGGATCCCGACGGCACGGTCGTCGTGAGCAACGACACCGAGATTCAGGTCTCCGAGCAGCCCGCCGAGGAAATCGCCGCGGGCGCTCCCGCCGGCGAAGGCGGCGACAGCACGCCGAACGTCGCCTACGAGGACATCGGTGGCCTCGACCGCGAACTCGAACAGATCCGGGAGATGATTGAGCTGCCGATGCGCCACCCAGAGCTGTTCCAGCAACTCGGCATCGAGCCGCCGAAAGGCGTGCTCCTCCACGGCCCGCCGGGCACCGGGAAGACGCTCATCGCGAAGGCCGTCGCCAACGAGATCGACGCGCACTTCCAGACCATCTCCGGCCCCGAAATCATGTCGAAGTACTACGGGGAGAGCGAGGAGAAGCTCCGTGAGGTCTTCGACGAGGCCGAGGAGAACGCCCCCGCCATCGTCTTCATCGACGAACTGGACTCCATCGCGCCCAAGCGCAGCGAGACGCAGGGTGACGTTGAGCGCCGCGTCGTCGCCCAGCTGCTGAGCCTCATGGACGGGCTCGAAGAGCGCGGCGACGTCACGGTCATCGCGGCGACCAACCGCGTCGACGCCATCGACCCCGCGCTCCGCCGCGGCGGCCGCTTCGACCGCGAAATCGAAATCGGCGTCCCGGACAAAGAGGGCCGCACGGAGATTCTCCAGGTTCACACGCGCGGCATGCCCCTCGCCGAGGAAATCGACATCGACGCGTTCGCCGAATCCACGCACGGATTCGTCGGCGCGGACATCGAGAGCCTCGCGAAGGAAGCCGCGATGAACGCGCTCCGGCGCGTCCGCCCGGAAATCGACCTCGAAGCCGACGAAATCGACGCCGAGCTCCTCGAATCCATCCAGGTCACCGAGGACGACTTCAAGGCCGCGCTGAAGGGCATCGAGCCCTCGGCGCTCCGCGAAGTGTTCGTCGAAGTCCCGGACGTCACCTGGGACCAGGTCGGCGGCCTCGAAGACACCAAAGAACGCCTCCGCGAGACCATCCAGTGGCCGCTCGACTACCCCGAGGTCTTCGAATCCATGGACCTCGAATCCGCGAAGGGCGTGCTGCTGTACGGCCCGCCGGGCGCCGGGAAGACGCTGCTCGCGAAGGCCGTCGCCAACGAGGCCAACTCGAACTTCATCTCCGTGAAGGGCCCCGAACTCCTCAACAAGTACGTCGGGGAGTCCGAGAAGGGCGTCCGCGAGGTCTTCGAGAAGGCCCGCGCGAACGCCCCTACTGTGGTGTTCTTCGACGAAATCGACTCCATCGCCGGCGAACGCGGCGCCAACATGGGCGACTCCGGCGTCGGCGAACGCGTCGTCAGCCAGCTCCTCACGGAACTGGACGGCATCGAGGAACTGGAGGACGTGGTGGTCGTCGCGACGACGAACCGCCCCGACCTCATCGACAGCGCGCTGCTCCGCCCGGGCCGCCTGGACCGCCACGTCCACGTCCCCGTCCCGGACGAGGACGCACGCCGCGCCATCCTCGAAGTCCACACCCGGAACAAGCCGCTGGCTGACGACGTCGACCTCGACTACCTCGCCAGCGAGACCGGGAACTTCGTCGGCGCGGACGTCGAAGCGCTCGTCCGCGAAGCCACGATGAACGCCACCCGGGAGTTCATCAACTCCGTCGATCCCGAGGAAGCCATCGAATCCGTCGGCAACGTCCGCATCACTGCCGAGCACTTCGAGGAAGCGCTCTCGGACATCACGCCGAGCGTCGACGAGGACGTCCGCGAACAGTACGACGAACTCGAAGAGAAATTCGAGAAAGCCGCCGCCCCCGAGGACGAAGAACCCACGACCCCCGGGGCGTTCCAGTAG
- a CDS encoding DUF7127 family protein: MNPKSFTEQLDAPARRFDYGDETVLVADLGVADDAVSIDVVDETVILVVETDDEPHQHEFDVPAGTVAKALINNGIVTVEVER; the protein is encoded by the coding sequence ATGAACCCCAAATCCTTCACCGAGCAACTCGATGCGCCGGCCCGACGGTTCGACTACGGCGACGAAACCGTCCTCGTCGCGGACCTCGGGGTTGCCGACGACGCGGTCTCGATTGACGTCGTCGACGAGACGGTCATTCTCGTCGTCGAAACCGACGACGAGCCGCACCAGCACGAGTTCGACGTGCCCGCGGGCACGGTCGCGAAAGCGCTTATCAACAACGGCATCGTCACCGTCGAGGTGGAACGATGA
- a CDS encoding alpha/beta fold hydrolase, which translates to MQTVTHDGRATAYRVEDRGGGGTPLLCVHGSGGTHAVWKAQLARLSGERPVVAVDLSGHGESDDVDTEPGPEMLAAYVEDVRAVADEVDAGVLVGNSLGGAVVLTAVLDAAFDADAVVLAGSGAKLSVLDELRDWLAGEGDGFSRAVEFLHREDMLFHDPSERELAFSKDAMREAGREVVERDFLSCHTFDVRDRLGEIETPVFALTGEYDRLTPAQYHEYVAEHVQDGAWTTVDDAAHLAMLEAPEAFNDELTSFLDENSL; encoded by the coding sequence ATGCAGACGGTCACCCACGACGGCCGCGCGACCGCCTACCGGGTCGAGGACCGCGGGGGCGGCGGGACGCCGCTGCTCTGCGTCCACGGCAGCGGCGGCACGCACGCGGTCTGGAAGGCACAGCTCGCCCGGCTGTCCGGCGAGCGCCCGGTCGTCGCCGTCGACCTCAGCGGCCACGGCGAGAGCGACGACGTGGACACCGAGCCCGGCCCCGAGATGCTCGCCGCGTACGTCGAGGACGTGCGCGCGGTCGCCGACGAGGTCGACGCCGGCGTGCTCGTCGGGAACAGCCTCGGCGGCGCTGTCGTCCTCACTGCTGTCCTCGACGCGGCGTTCGACGCCGACGCCGTCGTGCTCGCGGGCTCCGGCGCGAAGCTCTCGGTGCTCGACGAACTCCGGGACTGGCTGGCCGGCGAGGGCGACGGTTTCTCTCGTGCCGTCGAATTCCTCCACCGGGAGGACATGCTCTTCCACGACCCCAGCGAGCGCGAACTCGCCTTCTCGAAGGACGCGATGCGCGAAGCCGGCCGCGAGGTCGTCGAACGCGACTTCCTGTCCTGTCACACGTTCGATGTCCGCGACCGCCTCGGCGAAATCGAGACGCCGGTGTTCGCGCTCACGGGCGAGTACGACCGCCTCACGCCCGCACAGTACCACGAGTACGTCGCAGAACACGTGCAAGACGGGGCGTGGACGACCGTCGACGACGCCGCCCACCTCGCAATGCTGGAAGCGCCCGAAGCGTTCAACGACGAACTCACGTCGTTCCTCGACGAGAACTCGCTCTAG